One window of the Salvia miltiorrhiza cultivar Shanhuang (shh) chromosome 6, IMPLAD_Smil_shh, whole genome shotgun sequence genome contains the following:
- the LOC130990407 gene encoding uncharacterized protein LOC130990407 — MSRELFLRIVNALEVDPYFQQRPDAIGRLSFSPIQKCTTAIRQLAYGTAADCCDEYLRIGETTALECLKKFCKAIVRIFGGTYLRRPTTADVQRITAMHEARHGFPGMLGSLDCMHWGWKNCPVAWHGAYTRGDQGEPTIILEAVASQDLWIWHAFFGVAGSNNDINVLHQSTLFNDVLAGHEAVVHFLANNSHHTRGYYLTDGIYPDWPVFVKSFQFPNDEKKRRFKVMQEAARKDVERAFGVLQARWGGNASNFDGDDGEGPSSTP, encoded by the coding sequence GAGCCGGGAGTTGTTTCTACGCATTGTCAATGCGCTAGAAGTCGATCCTTACTTCCAACAACGTCCGGATGCTATTGGCCGCTTAAGCTTCTCCCCGATCCAGAAGTGCACTACCGCTATTCGACAATTGGCATACGGAACTGCTGCTGATTGTTGTGACGAATATCTCCGTATAGGAGAGACGACGGCGTTGGAATGCTTGAAGAAATTCTGCAAGGCCATCGTTCGTATCTTTGGCGGCACGTATTTGAGGCGGCCAACAACTGCCGATGTGCAACGCATCACTGCAATGCACGAAGCCCGCCATGGGTTCCCGGGAATGTTGGGGAGcctagactgcatgcattggggaTGGAAGAATTGCCCCGTGGCTTGGCACGGCGCCTACACTCGAGGGGATCAAGGCGAGCCAACAATTATATTAGAGGCCGTTGCTTCACAAGATTTGTGGATCTGGCATGCATTCTTTGGAGTCGCTGGGtccaacaacgacatcaacgtgctcCACCAGTCCACGCTATTCAACGATGTTTTAGCGGGGCATGAAGCGGTTGTGCACTTCCTCGCCAACAATTCTCACCACACTCGAGGATACTACTTAACAGACGGCATCTATCCGGACTGGCCGGTATTCGTGAAGAGCTTCCAGTTTCCGAACGATGAGAAGAAGCGGAGGTTCAAGGTGATGCAAGAAGCTGCAAGGAAGGATGTGGAACGAGCTTTCGGTGttcttcaagctcggtggg